In Yarrowia lipolytica chromosome 1F, complete sequence, a genomic segment contains:
- a CDS encoding uncharacterized protein (Compare to YALI0F12947g, weakly similar to uniprot|O13827 Schizosaccharomyces pombe Hypothetical protein C19A8.11c in chromosome I), with product MRNKILVVGPPGSGKLTMLKELMGTVSPVTGSHAGIIEEYHIKNKYYEARVGVWVDEFLLEGDSTQLSADRIEGLVSLPEWTESFCSNEAKEVRDSIKAVVFTLRHGSDAAHLEPQLKVLEQLVGMLDNDNWDGSLICLQKGHVSPELAAQLDAVCFDYGFEYISHLVSEQGETTGYDRLQEAIEVLGWETQDEAKETPVPDPILTSPTLMARSSPSLHASSFDARSLSLSPADSDMLKGLLNDDLDNFQNIFDKLKIARNSNLSDEQRTRLANDLAEQLIGGEVPGH from the coding sequence atgcGAAACAAGATCCTCGTTGTCGGCCCTCCTGGAAGTGGCAAGCTGACCATGCTCAAGGAACTCATGGGCACCGTGTCGCCGGTGACAGGATCCCACGCCGGCATTATCGAAGAGTACCACATCAAAAACAAGTACTACGAGGCCCGCGTCGGGGTCTGGGTGGACGAGTTTTTGTTGGAAGGTGACTCGACCCAGCTCTCCGCAGACCGAATCGAAGGACTAGTGTCGCTGCCGGAATGGACGGAGTCCTTCTGCAGcaacgaggccaaggaggtccGAGACTCCATCAAGGCCGTCGTCTTCACGCTGCGCCACGGCTCCGACGCGGCCCATCTTGAACCCCAGCTCAAGGtcctcgagcagctcgtgGGCATGCTGGACAACGACAACTGGGACGGGTCGTTGATATGCCTGCAAAAGGGCCATGTCAGCCCCGAGCTCGCCGCCCAGCTCGACGCCGTCTGCTTCGACTATGGCTTTGAATACATCAGCCACTTGGTGTCGGAGCAGGGCGAGACTACAGGTTATGACCGTCTACAGGAAGCCATCGAGGTGCTCGGATGGGAGACCCAGGatgaggccaaggagacgCCTGTGCCTGATCCTATTCTCACGTCGCCTACACTAATGGCCCGGTCATCGCCGTCGTTACACGCGTCGTCCTTTGACGCCCGGTCGTTGTCGCTGTCACCAGCGGACTCAGACATGCTCAAGGGCTTGCTCAACGACGACCTAGACAACTTTCAGAACATCTTTGATAAGCTGAAAATTGCCCGAAATTCCAATCTCAGCGACGAGCAGCGAACTCGGCTGGCCAACGACCTGGCAGAGCAGCTgattggaggagaagttcCCGGACACTAA
- a CDS encoding uncharacterized protein (Compare to YALI0F12969g, similar to Saccharomyces cerevisiae SEC15 (YGL233W); ancestral locus Anc_3.554, weakly similar to uniprot|P22224 Saccharomyces cerevisiae YGL233w SEC15 vesicular traffic control protein), producing the protein MSNPYKAAAAAQNDAYGAKAASADPYASDPYASDPYAQDPYASEPATDPYANKSAPDPYANNNAAVADPYSAPADPYGNSAPVSDPYAQAAANQAKSSHSDPYASAGGGPRTLQQAPTITSKPPPQAQKPPMMRSNTTVPRSPNVTAADFRPRGSPQSATTPSHGRSLSGDIMGASTAPLNVNKAPAIPSPKASRPPPATTPSRSSTITSGTRSAATTPGRSATMKIPNVSTPPAVPSLTTKPLTVTKTKPKAKEEPQEPPQDMSLHLQQLMLSTDNVQNNSFSEDFLEQLVPIVKDAIKTKRTGELLDRLDGITRLQDRKLEQLCEGGQGDYLVSMPKLSQIRSGADRQRGALQDLNFRLQQSGGQLVTRKKRLLEARTVRENLDTAIETVESCLQVLELTNKTHDLIKAKKHFAALKSLDDLQNVHLKEVSDYGFARMINDSVPQLTSLVQEDVVNDTFKWLSSLRSVYPAIGQAAFQETERLRQEWRDEVHRNPELARYKFNSPIELSYRSSSFDPIDNHSVLVELDPLYECLHIHHTLRKTDVFIKKFDEFRRSHVQNIVPTVASMSSASEDGVAEILQNLAGFCILDRTISSRTTKGFRPQSDVDDLWISLSQKLMGTLGHELASVQDQAVLVNLKAQLGLFVQTMEQYRFDTVNVGDFLLLSFRKFSQFLISGFDKDFNTGIMEDDTNKITIHDADRYEKITRACWWTPADDEAAGGKPGAATDGVFPKTLPFSPILPLCCAKITHLIHQHYAFLDEFNVSEVTQTEDYVQQAMDSLLNDIICDTLLHRLMTTTREQIVQILIDLQQFERVIPFIAQSIVDGRPSQRKSKITLKAQKKFQQASAKAESRIFEHVTQTVDNFMELEDYDWSTTVSSDEPSSYLDEMVNFLTIFFNSTLADLPFAIKNYVYFGAFDHLASSLLQILLNAPRGLITTEAVHNYNVDIQYMEQFVTTLHLDGGNASLSTTFIEIRQCLDLLMTNELSKEYNNPQIRMRRYDRIKPEVAQQLMDMSQTMKQPQSPQIGGGTQQKPTSRFMRMYRNASGAHEP; encoded by the coding sequence ATGTCCAACCCCTACAAGGCTGCGGCCGCGGCTCAAAACGACGCCTACGGGGCCAAGGCGGCCTCGGCCGATCCCTACGCCTCCGACCCCTACGCCTCCGACCCCTATGCCCAAGATCCGTACGCTTCGGAGCCTGCTACAGACCCCTACGCAAACAAGTCAGCGCCGGACCCTTatgccaacaacaacgccGCGGTAGCTGATCCATACTCCGCTCCGGCAGATCCTTACGGCAACTCTGCACCCGTATCGGACCCTTACGCTCAGGCAGCCGCTAACCAGGCCAAATCGTCCCACAGTGACCCTTACGCCTCTGCCGGAGGCGGTCCTCGAACACTCCAACAAGCCCCCACAATCACGTccaaaccaccaccacaagcACAAAAACCGCCCATGATGCGCTCAAACACAACTGTGCCGCGATCACCCAACGTCACCGCAGCTGACTTCCGGCCCCGAGGGTCTCCGCAGAGTGCCACCACCCCCTCTCACGGCCGATCGCTGTCAGGAGACATTATGGGAGCCAGCACTGCACCTCTCAACGTCAACAAGGCACCGGCTATTCCGTCGCCAAAGGCCTCGCGTCCCCCCCCGGCCACCACGCCCAGCAGATCGTCTACCATTACTTCGGGCACCCGGTCTGCTGCCACCACTCCGGGTAGAAGTGCCACCATGAAGATCCCCAATGTCTCCACACCCCCAGCTGTGCCTTCGCTCACCACAAAGCCACTGACGGTCACTAAGACAAAACCCAaagccaaggaggagccccAGGAACCGCCCCAGGACATGTCCCTGCACTTGCAGCAGCTCATGCTATCCACAGACAATGTGCAGAACAATTCCTTCTCCGAGGACTTTCTGGAGCAGCTAGTGCCGATTGTCAAGGATGCCATCAAGACCAAACGGACTGGAGAGCTGTTGGACCGTCTAGACGGCATCACACGTCTGCAGGACCGcaagctggagcagctgtgTGAGGGAGGACAGGGAGACTACTTGGTGAGCATGCCCAAACTGTCGCAGATCCGATCCGGAGCCGATCGGCAGCGGGGAGCTCTGCAGGACCTCAATTTCCGTTTGCAGCAATCAGGAGGACAACTGGTGACACGAAAGAAGCGGCTTCTGGAGGCTCGAACAGTGCGTGAAAACCTCGACACTGCCATCGAGACCGTCGAGTCGTGTCTAcaggttctggagctcaccaacaagaCTCACGATCTgatcaaggccaagaagcacTTTGCAGCCCTCAAATCTTTGGACGACTTGCAAAACGTGCATCTCAAGGAAGTTTCTGATTACGGATTTGCACGAATGATCAACGACTCGGTGCCACAGCTGACGAGCCTGGTGCAGGAGGATGTTGTCAACGACACCTTCAAGTGGCTTTCGTCTTTGCGATCCGTTTACCCTGCCATTGGTCAGGCAGCCTTCCAGGAGACGGAGCGTCTACGCCAGGAGTGGCGGGACGAGGTACACAGGAACCCTGAGCTGGCTCGCTACAAGTTTAACAGCCCGATCGAGCTCTCCTACCGATCATCCTCTTTCGATCCCATCGACAACCATTCTGTTCTTGTCGAGCTGGACCCTCTATACGAGTGTCTGCATATCCACCACACTCTGCGGAAGACGGACGTGTTTATCAAAAAATTTGATGAGTTCCGACGCTCCCACGTGCAAAACATTGTGCCTACGGTCGCCAGCATGTCCTCTGCGTCGGAAGACGGAGTTGCCGAGATTTTGCAGAATCTGGCAGGTTTTTGTATCCTCGACAGAACGATTTCGTCGCGAACCACCAAGGGTTTCCGTCCTCAATCCGATGTCGACGACCTGTGGATTTCTCTGTCGCAAAAGCTTATGGGCACTCTTGGCCACGAACTAGCTTCTGTCCAGGACCAAGCAGTGCTCGTCAATCTCAAGGCCCAGCTGGGTTTGTTTGTGCAGACCATGGAACAATACCGATTCGACACGGTCAATGTGGGCGACTTTCTGCTTCTGTCGTTCCGAAAGTTCTCCCAGTTTCTCATTTCTGGCTTTGACAAGGACTTCAACACCGGAATCATGGAGGacgacaccaacaagaTCACCATTCACGACGCTGATCGGTATGAGAAGATCACTCGAGCGTGCTGGTGGACTCCAGCGGATGACGAGGCAGCTGGAGGCAAACCCGGAGCTGCTACAGACGGCGTGTTCCCCAAGACCCTTCCCTTCTCGCCCATCTTGCCCCTTTGTTGTGCCAAGATTACGCATCTGATTCACCAGCACTATGCATTTCTGGACGAGTTCAATGTGTCTGAAGTTACCCAGACGGAGGACTACGTGCAGCAGGCCATGGATAGTCTGCTGAATGACATTATCTGCGACACGCTGCTGCATCGGCTTATGACCACGACCCGAGAGCAGATTGTGCAGATTCTGATCGACCTGCAGCAGTTTGAGCGGGTTATTCCGTTCATTGCCCAGAGCATTGTGGACGGTCGTCCGTCGCAACGAAAGTCGAAGATTACACtcaaggcccagaagaagttCCAGCAGGCGTccgccaaggccgagtcACGAATATTCgagcacgtgacccagACGGTGGACAACTTCATGGAGCTCGAGGACTACGATTGGTCGACCACAGTTTCGTCCGATGAACCTTCCTCATATCTGGACGAAATGGTCAACTTCCTTACGATCTTTTTCAACTCCACGCTCGCCGACCTACCCTTTGCCATCAAGAACTACGTCTACTTTGGCGCGTTTGACCATTTGGCTTCTTCGTTGTTGCAGATTCTGTTGAATGCGCCCCGGGGcctcatcaccaccgaggCCGTGCACAACTACAACGTGGACATTCAATACATGGAGCAGTTTGTGACGACGCTGCATTTGGACGGAGGCAACGCGTCGCTGTCGACCACCTTCATCGAGATCCGACAATGTCTGGATCTGCTCATGACCAACGAGCTGTCCAAGGAGTACAATAACCCGCAGATCCGAATGCGACGGTACGACCGAATCAAGCCTGAGGTCGCGCAGCAGCTCATGGATATGTCGCAGACCATGAAGCAACCCCAGAGCCCCCAGATTGGAGGCGGTACACAGCAGAAGCCGACTTCGCGGTTTATGCGAATGTACAGGAATGCGTCTGGTGCACATGAGCCTTGA